A genomic segment from Zerene cesonia ecotype Mississippi chromosome 5, Zerene_cesonia_1.1, whole genome shotgun sequence encodes:
- the LOC119839898 gene encoding arylphorin subunit alpha-like, producing MWQGYILKMFLWLFFLGQILTVPVPSKSLEVSGLLGEGELFKNMEQSLKFIVPGFLNSESQNYYNNLRLVELFDQEDENFKILLKHIEDGHAMKGLTFNIYDDNMRETTIALFRIFQTVDKENLYIIRDWARDNINKDMLDYAWRLISLYRIDAYSKENDPPFISKPNYYINSEAIIKAFQLKSKTDKFDSEDAKINQIYKENDNIIINANYSSWNLINDGCDGDVDYFREDIGLNSYYYGVHLKFPFWMSNDELSAVDTRYAEQYYYIHQQLLARYSLEKEHLRVRNMSSDSNCFRDYNPYLLHDNGLPFPTRSSILPQWSDEQARIKAIDIAIRECISRGVIYMDNGTKISLTEDNYIDLLAKLIRANFDGVETAKIVKSLFGYGGSGYPKDRYNPSPSVLHNPQTTLRDPLYWQMIQALLKYFKEFSSTLSPFDFSKYETDNINIIDTSFDKITTYFDYYQMSLMKLFYNDDNSKNSKIMYSARQKRLKHTPFTFNFTIESKINDNAIIKLFLGPECDRNECWEQHSKFYELDSFVFKLKKGLNVVSWNPEASERFSFDDYYNKNLVYAKKNKFNLFMFPESLILPKGLEEGLNMTLFTIVIPSYDSYNSSESNLNPLPLGFPFHRQAIIDEKSKGSNYVFNKISIYHQKIASNYLGFYSTNLH from the exons ATGTGGCAAGgctatatattgaaaatgttccTGTGGCTGTTCTTCCTGGGACAAATTTTGACAGTTCCGGTTCCCAGCAAGTCTTTGGAGGTTTCTGGATTATTAGGCGAAGGAG AACTTTTTAAGAATATGGAACAATCGCTTAAGTTTATCGTTCCCGGCTTTTTAAATTCGGAGTCGcagaattattacaataatttacgcCTAGTAGAATTATTTGATCAG gaagacgaaaattttaaaatcctcCTTAAGCATATAGAAGATGGACATGCAATGAAAGGACTtacgtttaatatatatgatgaTAACATGAGAGAAACAACAATAGCATTGTTTCGAATCTTTCAAACAGTTGACAAggagaatttatatattattagagaCTGGGCACGTGATAATATCAACAAAGATATGCTTGATTATGCTTGGCGACTAATTTCACTATACAGAATCGATGCCTATTCTAAAGAAAATGATCCACCCTTCATTAGTAAGCCCAACTACTATATAAATAGTGAAGCCAttattaaagcatttcaattaaaaagcaaaactGACAAGTTTGATTCTGAAgatgcaaaaataaatcaaatatataaagaaaatgacaatattattataaatgcaaactATTCAAGTTGGAATTTGATAAACGATGGATGCGATGGAGATGTGGACTATTTCAGGGAGGACATTGGATTGAATTCTTATTATTACGGTGTTCATCTTAAATTCCCATTTTGGATGAGCAATGATGAACTCTCTGCAGTGGATACAAGATATGCTGAACAATATTACTATATTCATCAGCAGCTTCTAGCAAGATATAGTTTGGAGAAGGAACATTTACGCGTTAGAAATATGTCAAGCGACTCTAATTGTTTCCGAGATTATAATCCGTATTTATTGCATGATAATGGACTTCCGTTCCCCACAAGATCTTCAATTTTGCCTCAGTGGAGTGACGAACAGGCTCGCATTAAAGCAATAGATATCGCCATTAGAGAATGCATTTCTAGAGGAGTAATTTATATG gACAATGGAACTAAAATTTCATTGACAGAAGATAATTACATTGATTTGTTGGCCAAACTAATAAGAGCCAATTTCGATGGTGTAGAAACAGCTAAAATTGTCAAATCACTTTTTGGATATGGAGGAAGTGGCTATCCTAAAGACag atataATCCTTCCCCATCAGTACTACACAATCCGCAAACAACTTTACGAGACCCTTTATACTGGCAGATGATTCAAGcacttctaaaatattttaaagaattttcaagTACGCTGTCACCATTCGATTTTTCAAAATACGAAAcagataatatcaatattattgatactagttttgataaaataacaacGTATTTTGATTACTATCAGATGagtttaatgaaacttttttaCAATGATGATAATTCAAAgaattctaaaataatgtattcagCTAGACAGAAAAGATTGAAACATACACCATTTACATTTAACTTTACCAtagaatcaaaaataaatgacaatgctataatcaaattatttttaggtcCCGAATGTGACAGAAATGAGTGCTGGGAACagcattcaaaattttatgaattagaTTCCTTTgtattcaaactcaaaaaagGCTTAAATGTAGTTAGTTGGAATCCAGAAGCATCTGAGAGATTTTCGTTTGATGATTATTACAACAAGAATCTCGTGTACGCCAAGAAAAATAAGTTCAATCTTTTTATGTTCCcagaaagtttaattttaccCAAGGGCTTAGAAGAAGGGTTAAATATGACCCTGTTTACTATAGTAATACCTTCTTATGATTCCTATAATAGTAGTGAATCTAATCTAAACCCTTTGCCTTTAGGATTCCCTTTTCATAGACAAGCTATTATTGATGAAAAGTCAAAAGGCAgcaattatgttttcaataaaatttcaatctaCCACCAAAAGATTGCCAGTAATTATTTAGGTTTCTATTCTACTAACTTACATTGA
- the LOC119839899 gene encoding arylphorin subunit alpha-like: MKTVLVLASLVALALAGSIVVPQKSSVDYKVKKVDNEFVVKQQQVLKLIYHSSQLNPEAEYYKIGKDYNIEAHIGDYTNQKAVQEFLNLWKVGFLPKNIPFSIFNQKSKQEAVALFHVLYYAKDFDTFYKTAAFARVYLNEGQFLYAYYIAVLHRPDTKGVVLPAPYEAYPELFSNVDVWYKINRVKLEQGINAVEFGSEYGIVQENDKYVFYANYSDYFTYPDVEHKISYFTEDIGLNAYYYYFHAFFPFWLEGDVQSVLKEHRGEIYYYFYQQLLARYYLERLSNGIGEIPEFSWNNQIVKGYRPMMRYFNNFVQRPQYYQIPYESHVKELQVLQAFEQSFIEYVQEGQFKDNVEGKKEVNPVNFVGNFWQGNADYVAKVGPWKYPYSYEGIARYVLGAAPQSFEKYVLKL, from the exons ATGAAGACTGTCTTGGTCCTAGCGAGTTTGGTAGCCCTGGCTTTGGCCGGGAGCATCGTCGTCCCACAGAAATCCTCCGTCGACTACAAAGTGaagaagg TTGACAATGAATTCGTCGTGAAGCAACAACAAGTCCTGAAACTCATTTACCACAGCAGCCAATTGAACCCTGAGGCTGAATATTACAAGATTGGGAAGGATTATAACATCGAAGCCCACATTGGTGATTACACT AACCAAAAAGCTGTTCAAGAATTCTTGAACTTATGGAAAGTGGGATTCCTCCCCAAGAACATCCCCTTCTCAATTTTCAACCAGAAATCCAAACAAGAGGCAGTAGCTTTGTTCCACGTGCTTTACTACGCTAAGGACTTTGACACCTTCTACAAAACTGCAGCTTTTGCCCGCGTCTACTTGAACGAAGGCCAATTCTTGTACGCTTACTACATTGCTGTTCTCCATCGCCCCGACACCAAGGGAGTAGTTCTGCCGGCTCCTTATGAAGCGTACCCAGAACTTTTCTCTAACGTCGATGTTTGGTATAAAATTAACCGCGTCAAGTTGGAGCAAGGAATCAATGCAGTTGAATTCGGTTCCGAATACGGCATTGTGCAAGAAAACGACAAATACGTCTTCTACGCTAACTACTCTGACTACTTCACCTACCCTGATGTCGAGCACAAGATTTCATACTTCACTGAAGATATTGGTCTTAACGCTTACTACTACTACTTCCACGCTTTCTTCCCATTCTGGTTGGAGGGCGACGTACAGTCCGTTCTGAAGGAACACCGTGGCGAGATCTACTACTACTTCTACCAACAACTCTTGGCTCGCTACTATCTGGAACGTCTATCAAACGGTATTGGCGAAATTCCTGAATTCTCATGGAACAACCAAATTGTAAAGGGTTACAGGCCAATGATGAGATACTTTAACAACTTCGTTCAAAGGCCACAATACTATCAAATTCCTTATGAATCTCATGTCAAGGAACTGCAAGTACTTCAAGCTTTCGAACAGAGCTTCATCGAGTATGTTCAAGAAGGTCAATTCAAG GATAATGTGGAAGGGAAAAAAGAAGTCAACCCTGTGAACTTTGTCGGAAACTTCTGGCAAGGAAATGCCGACTATGTTGCTAAAGTTGGTCCTTGGAAATACCCATACAGTTATGAAGGAATCGCTCGTTACGTTTTGGGTGCTGCTCCTCAATCTTTTGAAAAGTACGTATTAAAGCTTTGA